One Oceanicoccus sagamiensis genomic region harbors:
- a CDS encoding PQQ-dependent dehydrogenase, methanol/ethanol family, producing MSFCVALLLPLVACNEKAPTADISNASPHSASATPLVDANRLRQAGREPGQWLTSGRTFRQQHFSPLKQINRQTVQRLGLAWEYPVNYRGRVQHGLEATPLVVDGLMYTSGPWGTVYALDAATGKEHWRYDPPVDGSWARRICCGVVNRGVALWQRQVFVGTLDGYLVALSADTGKEIWTVDTFVNRDRHYSITSAPWIAGDKVIIGNSGGERGVRGYISAYDVHSGELAWRFYTVPGDPAKGIEHPEMAMAAKTWSADSSWQSGGGGTVWGHMAYDPTLNLLYVGTGNASPYPIWYRSPGGGDNLFLASILAINPDTGRLVWHYQTTPGEIWDYTATQHMVLAEVEIDGQLRQVLMQAPKNGFFYMLDRATGELLSAEPYVRVNWASHIDKATGRPVLTGQGNYQHKPKVVFPGSPGGHNWMPMAMSPDTGLVYIPAIDNPGVYINSPQYQFNPSGFNTGSIQYLPYWPPVPEPFHQLVEGGIKVQEYLKAWDPVNQKLVWQQPLKGGMNGGVLATAGGLVIQGTATGELRFYEANSGAILKTITIGTGIMAAPMSFAIQGEQYIAVMAGYGGAMSRAFPEGAAAYHYQNQGRLLVFKLDGGSVSLPPPVTPLEIPPLPEKWPGFEQADIQQGQALFGQYCVACHGANGQVRSAYPNLYTLQPAIHALFENIVLEGLFSAGGMAAFNDVLSATDVRNIQAYLITEQQKLLQGATLEQLLSPH from the coding sequence TTGAGTTTTTGCGTGGCATTGTTGCTGCCTTTGGTTGCCTGCAATGAAAAGGCGCCTACTGCGGACATCAGCAACGCCAGCCCCCATTCTGCTTCGGCAACGCCCTTGGTTGACGCTAACCGTCTGCGCCAGGCAGGGCGTGAACCCGGTCAGTGGCTGACCTCAGGGCGTACCTTCAGGCAGCAACACTTCTCGCCATTAAAGCAGATCAACCGCCAAACGGTTCAGCGCCTCGGGCTGGCCTGGGAATACCCGGTTAATTATCGGGGCCGGGTCCAGCATGGCCTTGAGGCAACCCCGTTGGTTGTGGACGGGCTTATGTACACCTCAGGCCCCTGGGGCACGGTCTATGCGCTGGACGCCGCAACTGGCAAAGAACACTGGCGCTACGACCCCCCGGTTGACGGCAGCTGGGCCAGGCGTATCTGCTGTGGTGTGGTTAACCGCGGCGTGGCACTTTGGCAACGGCAGGTGTTTGTGGGGACACTGGATGGCTACCTGGTAGCACTGTCCGCGGATACTGGAAAAGAAATCTGGACAGTGGATACCTTTGTAAACCGGGACCGGCACTACAGTATAACCAGTGCCCCCTGGATTGCCGGAGACAAAGTGATTATTGGAAACTCCGGGGGAGAGCGGGGTGTCAGGGGGTATATCAGTGCCTACGACGTCCATAGCGGTGAACTGGCTTGGCGTTTTTACACTGTGCCGGGTGATCCAGCAAAGGGTATAGAACACCCTGAAATGGCCATGGCAGCCAAGACCTGGTCAGCGGACTCCAGCTGGCAAAGTGGGGGCGGGGGTACGGTATGGGGCCATATGGCCTACGACCCAACCTTAAACCTGCTGTATGTGGGGACCGGCAATGCCTCACCTTACCCCATCTGGTACCGAAGCCCCGGTGGCGGTGATAACCTCTTTTTAGCCTCCATTCTGGCGATTAACCCAGATACCGGTCGCTTAGTGTGGCATTACCAAACCACACCGGGAGAAATCTGGGATTACACCGCAACCCAGCATATGGTGCTGGCCGAGGTCGAGATCGATGGGCAGCTGCGGCAAGTATTAATGCAGGCCCCCAAAAATGGCTTCTTCTATATGCTGGATCGAGCCACCGGCGAGCTGCTCTCTGCCGAGCCCTATGTGCGCGTCAACTGGGCCAGCCATATTGATAAGGCAACAGGTCGCCCGGTATTAACGGGTCAGGGAAACTACCAACATAAGCCGAAAGTGGTTTTTCCCGGCTCACCCGGTGGCCATAACTGGATGCCTATGGCGATGAGCCCGGATACCGGTTTGGTCTATATCCCCGCCATCGACAACCCGGGTGTGTATATCAATAGCCCGCAATACCAGTTTAACCCCTCGGGATTTAATACCGGCTCTATACAGTACCTGCCTTATTGGCCGCCGGTGCCCGAGCCATTCCACCAGCTGGTAGAGGGGGGGATTAAAGTGCAGGAATACCTAAAAGCCTGGGACCCTGTTAACCAAAAGCTGGTTTGGCAGCAGCCGTTAAAAGGGGGAATGAACGGCGGTGTCCTTGCTACCGCCGGGGGCTTGGTTATACAGGGTACCGCCACCGGTGAGCTGCGTTTTTATGAAGCCAATAGCGGGGCAATCCTGAAAACCATCACCATTGGTACTGGCATTATGGCTGCCCCCATGAGCTTTGCTATTCAAGGTGAGCAATATATTGCAGTAATGGCTGGCTATGGTGGAGCAATGTCCCGGGCCTTTCCCGAAGGAGCCGCGGCCTACCACTACCAGAACCAGGGGCGCCTGCTGGTGTTTAAATTGGATGGCGGTTCAGTCTCCCTGCCACCGCCGGTAACGCCACTAGAGATACCCCCCCTGCCGGAAAAATGGCCGGGCTTTGAGCAGGCCGATATTCAACAGGGCCAGGCATTATTCGGGCAGTACTGTGTCGCCTGTCACGGGGCCAATGGCCAGGTGCGCTCCGCCTATCCCAACCTCTATACCCTGCAGCCAGCTATACATGCCCTGTTTGAAAACATTGTGCTGGAGGGGCTATTCAGTGCCGGTGGTATGGCCGCGTTTAATGATGTCCTGAGCGCCACCGATGTGCGCAATATTCAGGCCTACTTGATAACCGAGCAGCAAAAACTGCTGCAGGGGGCAACACTTGAACAACTGCTTTCGCCGCACTAA